The genomic region CTTCGTCCCGCTCCAGCGCGTCCTCGAGCACCGGCGCGTTCCTCAGCCAGGTGCTCAGGGCTTCGAGGTCGTCGCGCCGGGTGTGCGTCCCGCTGAGGCTGATCCGTAACTCGATGCTCTCCTGCCCCTGTTCCCGCACGCCCGTGTCCGCCCCGTCCGTCATGCCTGCCCCCATCGACCCCGCCACCCTCGCCCCGCAAGGGACCGGTCACTGAACACAGAAGTATTTCATGGGCGTTGACAGTGAGCACCCCTTTGTTCCGTCTCAACTGGAGCCTCACCCGAAGGCCGTCGCGCGCCCACCGATGACTTCTGCGCCCGCCGGCAGTCATAAGCATCGGTACGGACCTCATGACGGACTCACGGACAGGACGCGAGAACATGACCGAAGCAGTGAAGGGCCCGGCGAGCTACTTCCCCTCGATCGAGAAGAAGTACGGCCGCCCGGTCGCGGAGTGGAAGGAGCTCATCCGCTCCTCCCCCCTGACCAGGCACATGGAACTCGTCTCCTGGCTCAAGACCGAGCACGGCATCGGCCACGGCCACGCCAACGCCCTGGTCGCACACACGCTCGCGGAGGACAAGTAGGGCTCGAAGGGGCCTTTCACCCCTCGTCGTCCGGGAGTTCACCGACGGAGGGCCCCTCGTCGGGGGCCTCGCCCTCGGCGTCGTCCTGGCCGGGGATCGCCTGCTCCGACCAGACGGTCTTGCCCTCGGCCGCGTAACGGGTGCCCCACAGCGAGGCGAGCTGGGAGATGATGAAGAGGCCCCGCCCGCCCTCGTCGACCGCTCCGGCGTACTTCATGTACGGGGCGGTGGTGCTGCCGTCCCGGATCTCGCAGGTCAGTCCCCGGTCCAGGATGAGGCGCAGCTCCACCGGCGGGCGGCCGTAGCGCACGGCGTTGGTCACCAGCTCGCTGACGATCAGCTCGGTCGCGTCACCGGTGTCGCCGTCGACGTGCCAGCCGGCCAGCGCCTTCGACGCGAGGCGGCGCGCGGTGGCCGGGGCCGTCTTGTCGTACGGGAGCTCCCATGCGGCGTACCGGTCCTCGGGCATCGCATGCGTCCGGGCGAGGAGCAGCGCCGAGCCGCGGAGGCCGGCGTCGTCGGGCAGGGCGTAGGAGACCGCGTCGCACAGTTCCCGCAGCGGCCGGTCCGGGGGCGAGAGCGCCTGGAGCAGCACGCCCGTGCTGGGGTGGGCGTGGTCCCGCAGCGCGTTGCTGTGGAGCGCGATCAGGCTGCCCTCCCGGAGCGGGAAGGAGGCCGCGGCGACGGGTCCGCGGCTCTCCGAGCCGAGCGGCGGCCCCTCGGGGACGGTGACCTCCGTGGTGGTGCCGTCCGGGCCGATGACGAGGGGGGCGCAATGCCCGGCGGAGGCCACGGTGCACGTCTCGGTGAACGGGTCGTACACGGCGTACGCGCAGGACGCGGAGAGCGGCTCACGGTGCAGCGGGTCGCTCTGCGGCAGATCGGCGCGTTCCCGCGCCAGCCGGTCCGCGGTGTCGTACAGGCGCGCCAGCAGTTCGTCGGGCTCCAGGTCGAGCCCTGCGAGGGTGTGGACGACGGTACGCAACTGCCCCATGGTGGTGGCCCCGTGGATGCCCCGCTCGGCCACCTCCCCGATGACGAGGGCGGTGCGGGCCCCGGGCAGCGCGATCGTGTCGAACCAGCTGCCCGCTCCCCCGCCGGGCAGCAGCAGGTGGTCCGTCTCGACGGCGGGCTGGGGAGAGGGGCGCTGGGGCAGCAGCCGGCGCTGCAGGGCGCTGGCGATGGTGTACTCGTGCACGTAACGGCGGGCGTTGTCGATGCCGAGAGTGACGCGGGACGCCACCGCGGCCGCCACGGGGATGTCTTCCTCACTGAAGGCCTCGGAGTCGCCGCAGCGGTAGAGGCTCACCAGCCCAAGGACGGCTCCGCGGAGCGTCAGCGGTGCCAGCAGGAGCGTATGGGCGCGCTGCTCCCGGATGGAACGCGCCCGCGCGGGGTCGGCGTCCGCCCAGGGTGCGTCCTCGACCGGTACGACACGGGCCCGCAGGTCGGACAGGGCGCGCTGGAACGGCGTCCCCGGGGGCACGGCCCGCACGTCGCCGATCGGGTGGGCGGGGTCGTCGCCACCGCCGAACGCGGCCCGCCGCAGCGGCACCTCCCGGCCGAGCGGCCCGGGCTGCGGGGTCTCACCGCGCAGGACCGCGTCGACGACCTCGACGACGCCGACGTCGGCGTAACCGGGGACCAGCGCGTCGACGAGGTCCCGGCAGGTGGCCTCCACGTCCAGCGTCCGGCCCACACTGTCGCGGACCGCGTCGAGGGCCGCCTCCCGGGTCTGGCGCCTCACCTGCTCGGTGACGTCGACCACGGAGACGGCGACGCCCAGGACGGTGCCGCGGTCGCCCGGCCGCGCCCCGTGCCCCTCCTGGAGCCGGAACGCCGTCAGGGAGAAGGTGCGCCGCCCACCGGGTACGTCGCCGGGGCGGGCGCGGAACGGGCGCTCGACGCCGGGGACGCCGGTGCGCAGGACCTCCCGTACGAACGCCTCGACCCGCTCCGGTTCCTCGAAGGCGCACACATCGCGGAAGGGCAGGCCGCGCAGCCGCTCCGTCTCGTCGGTGTCGGGGTCCGTGGAGTGGTCGCTGATCCGCAGGAGGCGGAGGTCCGGATCGAGCACATGGACGCGTACGCGTGCCTGCGTGAACATCACGTCCAGCAGCGCCTGCCCGAGGGCCCCGGGGCCGGTGTTCCCCTCGGCGGCCCAGACGGCCCAGCCCGCGCCCGCGAGCGGCTCCAGCCGCAGCCCCGTACGCGCCTCGTCGTCCCCGTCCGCACCTCGGGTGCCACCCTCGTCGCCGGCGTCGCTCGCATCACCCGCGTCACCCGCGTCGCTCGCCAGTACCTCCATGAGGTGCAGGCCCAGCGCATCGGCGGTCGTCGCGCCGAAGCGCCGCTCGGCCGCCCGGCTCCACCCGGTGACCACTCCGGCACCGTCCACGACCATCAGGGGCGCATCAGCCATGAACCCAGCTCCTTCACCCCCCAGCACGGGCCCGGGACAGGGCCCCCGCACACGTGGACACGTACCGAACCAGCATCGGCCCGCCGCCCCCGGCCCGCTACCGGAGCGGGCGGGCGGGTCCGTGTGTCGGTGGGGCCGCATAGCCTGCGCCCATGGACGACACGGGCGGGACCGACCGCAGCTTCCCCGTGGCCCTGGCCGAGGTGGCCGGGGTCGACTTCTACGACGATCACTACCTCACCGTCGACGAGGACGGGGACGAGGACCACCGCTTCGACTTCGAGCCGAACCCGTACTTCGAGTCGGCCGAGTGGACGACCAGGATGTTCCGGAGCTGGACGGGGAACCGGGAGGCCGACGGCGACGCGTACCTCGTCTTCGGCCAGGACGGCGCGGGCGGCCGCGCCATGATCTGGCGCGCCCGGCCGGGCCTTCCGCTCGCCGACCAGCCGGTCGTCTTCCTGGGCTCCGAGGGCGAGTGCGGAGTGGTGGCGGGGAACCTCTCCGACTTCCTGTGGGTGCTGGCCGACGGTTACGGCCCGAGTGAGGCGGCCCTGGCCGACGAGTTGCCGTCCGCACCCGACGAGCCCCTGACCCGCGTCGCCGAACGCCACGCGACGACACCGCGCAGGACGGCGCGGGAGATAGTCACCGGGGCCCGGGCGGAGTTCCCCACCTTCGAGGAGGACATCCACGCCCTGTGCCGCTGAGCCCTCGGGCTGCCGCCCGGCGCCGATCAGCGTGCCGGCTCCGCGGGACGGCTGCGGTCCTCCGAGGACGGCGGCGTGGCGGGCGCGCGCCCGGCCGTGCCTCGCAGGAAGCCGAACGAGAACACCCCGGCCCCGGCCATGACCACGGCCGCGCCGACGGCCGCGATGCCCAGCCCGTGGGTGAAGGCGTCACGCGCGGCCGACAGCACGGCGTCCGCCGCCTCGGCCGGCAGCTCGGCCGCAACGGCCGCCGCGCCGCCCAGGGTCTCGCGTACCGCGTCGGCGTCCTCCGTCCCGGTGGGCAGGGCGTCGGCCATGTCCCGGCTGTAGACCGCGGTGCCGATGGAGCCGAGGATCGCCATGCCCAGGGCTCCGCCCAGCTCCTGCCCCGACTCCAGAACGGCCGCCGCCGATCCGGCGCGCAGCGGCGGGGCGGCGCCCAGGGCCAGCTCGTTGGCGAGGGTCATGGCGGCGACCAGCCCGCCGGCGTACGCGGCCGCGCCGGCGAGGACGAACCACAGGGGCGAGTCGGTGCGCAGCTGCGACAACCAGAGGAATCCGCAGGCGGCGACGAGGAAGCCGCCTCCCATGACGTACGCGCGGTCGGTCCGCTGGGCGAGCGCGGCGGCGGTCGGCGCCATGACGACCACGCCCGCGGCGGGCACCAGGCTCCACAGCGCGGCGGTGAGGGGGCTCAGGCCGAGCACGGACTGCAGGTACTGCGTGAAGAAGACGGCCATGCCCACGGTGGCGAACATCGCGAGCACGTCGGCTACCACCGGGCCGCCGAAGGCACGCTGCCCGAGCAGGCCGAGGTCGATCAGGGGGTGGGCCAGGTGCCTCTGCCGGCGTACGAAGACGAGGCCGAGCACCAGCCCGGCGGCGATGCAGAGCGCGGGCAACGGCTCGTAACCGTGCCGGGCCAGCTCCTTGATGCCGTAGATGACCGCGAGCAGGGCGCCGAGCGAGAGCACGGCGCTGATCAGGTCGAAGCGACCGCGGGCGGTGGTGGCGGTCTCGGGCACGAGGACGGGCACCAGCACGAGCAGAAGCACCATGGCGGGCAGGTTGATGAGGAACACCGAGCCCCACCAGAAGTGTTCGAGCAGCAGCCCGCTGACGACGGGCCCCAGCGAGATGCCGGTGGTCATGACGCCCGTCCAGATGGTCACCGCCTTGGCCCGCTGCCTCGCGTCGTGGAAGAGGTTGCGGATCAGGGCGAGGGTCGACGGCATCAGGGCGGCCCCGCCGATCCCCAGCAACGCGCGTACGCCGATGAGCACTTCGGCGGAGTGCGCGTACGCGGCGGCGACGGAGGCCGCACCGAAGACGGCGGCTCCGGCGAGGACCAGCGCGCGCCGCCCGATCCGGTCACCGAGGGCGCCCATGACGATCAGCAGGCCGGCGAGTACGAAGCCGTACATGTCCAGGATCCACAACTGCTGTGTGGCGCTGGGCTCCAGGTCCTGGCTGATGAAGGGAATGGCGAAGTAGAGGATGGACACGTCCATCGAGACAAGGAGCAGCGGCAGCATCAGGACGCCGAGGGCGGTCCATTCCTTGCGGCCCGCGCGGGAGCCGGTTGTGTTCTCCATGTCCAGCACGGAAGCGGGCCGCGACGTACACCGCAAACAGCTCCCTAGTGCACCGGCCCGAAACCCCCAGCTGACATGGGTGCGGGGACCCCAGGTGCACTAGTACGGTGGCGCCGTGAGCACCGAACCGCCCTACCTCCGCATCGCCGGAGAGATCCGCCGCCGCATCGCCTCGGGCGAGCTGGGCCCGGGGGACCCGGTCCCCTCCACGCGCCGGATCACGCAGGAGTGGGGCGTCGCGATGGCCACGGCGACGAAGGCCCTCGGGGCGCTCAGCCAGGAAGGCCTGGTGCGGGCGGTCCCCGGCATCGGCACGGTGGTCGCGGAGAGCCGCCGGGAGCGGGCCGTGCCACCGGGCCGACAGCTCAGCCGCGAACGCATCATCCGTACGGCGATAGCGCTCGTGGACGCGGAGGGCCTCCCCGCCCTGTCGATGCGGCGCCTGGCGACGGAGTTCGGCACCTCCACGATGGCCCTGTACCGCCACGTCCAGAGCAAGGGCGAACTCGTCCAGCTGATGGCGGAAGCGGTCTTCGGCACCGGCCCGCCCGGCCCACGCCCGACGGGCTGGCGCCCCCTGCTGGAGCGGGAGGCACGCTGGCTGTGGAAGCAGTACGAGCGCCACCCCTGGCTGGCCCGCGCCATGGCCGGCCTCACCCGCCCGATGGCCTCCCCGAACGCGATGCAGTACACGGAACGGGTCCTGACCGCCCTCACCGGCATCGGCCTCACCCCGGAACAGATGCTGCACGTCCACCTCACGGTGCTCGGCTACGCCCAGGGCGTCGCGATGGCCGTGGAACTGGAGTCCCAGGCGCGGCAGGACAGCGGCATGACGGCGGACGAGTGGATGGCGGCGGCCCAGCCCCGCATGAACGCGATCCAGACCCCCGCGGCCTACCCGGTGCTGTCCACACTCTTCGACGAGGACGACTTCGACCTGGACCTGGCCGTCCTCTTCGAGTTCGGTTTGGAACGGGTCCTGGACGGGGTGGAGGGGCTGGTGGTGGGGGCGGGCTGATGGGGTGGGCGAGCCGCCCGCCTCGGGCTCGTATCGGTCTCAGGGCGAATTCATGAGAGATTCCGCTCATGTCGCACCTTTGCAATACGATCACATTCAACAACTAACTCCGGGCCACTCACCCCCCCCACGCAGGCCCCGTTCCGTCTGTGCGAGGAAGCCCATGCCGCCCTACCAGCCGTCCTCGGACTGGCAGTACGAGATCCCGACGACCGGCAGCAAGCGGCTGCCGCCCGCCGCCCGTTATGTCGAATCACTGACGCACCAGGGCTATGGCTTCGAGGCGGCGATAGCCGACCTCGTCGACAACTCCATCGACGCGGGTGCGCGAAACGTCGTCATCAGCTTCCTGCGCGACGAGGACCGCCTTGTCAGCCTCCTGGTCGTCGACGACGGGCGGGGCATGAACGACGAGACGCTCGACACCGCGATGACGGTGGGCGGCCGGCAGGAGTACGGGGAGAACGCACTCGGCCACTTCGGTGCCGGTCTCAAGGCCGCGTCACTCTCGCACGCCGATTCACTCACGGTGATCAGCCGCACCAAGCGCAGCCCGTCCACCGGCCGACGGTGGCTGACGGCCCGCGCCCAGGCCGATTTCACCTGCGACATCGTGGATCCCGGCTACTGCCAGGACCTCGTCGACCGTTACGACGGCCTGATCGAGTGGCACGGCACCATCGTGCGCTGGGACAAGGTCCGCGCGTTCGACACGGTCACGGCCGGACAGGCCGACCGCTATCTCGACGACGCGATCGAGAAGCTGGAGACCCACCTCGGGCTCCACCTGCACCGCTTCCTGGCCGACGACACTTTCAACGTCGACATCGTGGTCGAGGACGTCGCGACCAAGGAGGAGCTGGACCACCGGGGCGTCGAGCCGATCGACCCGTTCGGCTACCGCGTTCCCGGCCGGGCCGGTTACCCGCGTACGTACACCGCACCCGTCGAGGGCGTCGGTGACGTGGCGCTGACCGCACATATCTGGCAGCCGAAGTCCCCGTTGGTCAGCTTCCGCGGGATCGGACCGCTCGCCGAGCGGCAGGGCTTCTACATCTACCGGAACAACAGGCTTGTGCAGGCAGGTGGCTGGAACAGCACCCGCAGCGCCGAGGGGCACCTCGCGCTGGCCCGTATCGCGATCGACCTTCCGGCCGAGGCGAACGACGTCTTCAGCCTCACGGTCAAGAAGGACGGCGTGACGGTGACCCCCGCGTTCGCACGAGGGCTCGAACAGGCGACCGACGCGGCGGGACACACCTTCGGCGAGTACGTCCAGGAGGCGCAGACGACGTACCGGGAAGCTGCCAAGCGGGTCACCGAGGTGACGCGTGACGCGGTCATCCCTGCCGGGAAGGGGCTCGACCCGAAACTGCGACGGACGCTGCGGGACGAACTGCCCGAGCTGGAGGGGGAGGAACCGATTACCTTCCGCTGGGCGTCCCTGGCACCGGACCTGTTCTTCGAACTCGACCGCGACGTACGTGAGATCAGGCTCAACAAGCTGTACCGGACGGCCTTCAACGGCGGGCGCCGGGGCGGGCTCAACGACGCCCCGGTCGTGAAGAGCATGCTCTATCTGATGGTGGAGGAGATCTTCCAGAAGTCCCGGGTCCGGGCCACGCGCGCCGACAAGATCGCCTTGTGGAACAGCGTCCTGGTGACGGCGGCACGCTGCGAAATGACCCGCTGATCCCTGCCGCGTCCCACCTCGCCACGCCTGTCACTCCCGCCACGCCTCCGAGAAAGCCGCCTCGCCATGACCGACCACCTGTTCAACCTGCACGGCGATGTCCTTGCCGCCATGC from Streptomyces sp. QL37 harbors:
- a CDS encoding DUF4287 domain-containing protein, giving the protein MTEAVKGPASYFPSIEKKYGRPVAEWKELIRSSPLTRHMELVSWLKTEHGIGHGHANALVAHTLAEDK
- a CDS encoding SpoIIE family protein phosphatase yields the protein MADAPLMVVDGAGVVTGWSRAAERRFGATTADALGLHLMEVLASDAGDAGDASDAGDEGGTRGADGDDEARTGLRLEPLAGAGWAVWAAEGNTGPGALGQALLDVMFTQARVRVHVLDPDLRLLRISDHSTDPDTDETERLRGLPFRDVCAFEEPERVEAFVREVLRTGVPGVERPFRARPGDVPGGRRTFSLTAFRLQEGHGARPGDRGTVLGVAVSVVDVTEQVRRQTREAALDAVRDSVGRTLDVEATCRDLVDALVPGYADVGVVEVVDAVLRGETPQPGPLGREVPLRRAAFGGGDDPAHPIGDVRAVPPGTPFQRALSDLRARVVPVEDAPWADADPARARSIREQRAHTLLLAPLTLRGAVLGLVSLYRCGDSEAFSEEDIPVAAAVASRVTLGIDNARRYVHEYTIASALQRRLLPQRPSPQPAVETDHLLLPGGGAGSWFDTIALPGARTALVIGEVAERGIHGATTMGQLRTVVHTLAGLDLEPDELLARLYDTADRLARERADLPQSDPLHREPLSASCAYAVYDPFTETCTVASAGHCAPLVIGPDGTTTEVTVPEGPPLGSESRGPVAAASFPLREGSLIALHSNALRDHAHPSTGVLLQALSPPDRPLRELCDAVSYALPDDAGLRGSALLLARTHAMPEDRYAAWELPYDKTAPATARRLASKALAGWHVDGDTGDATELIVSELVTNAVRYGRPPVELRLILDRGLTCEIRDGSTTAPYMKYAGAVDEGGRGLFIISQLASLWGTRYAAEGKTVWSEQAIPGQDDAEGEAPDEGPSVGELPDDEG
- a CDS encoding SMI1/KNR4 family protein, translated to MDDTGGTDRSFPVALAEVAGVDFYDDHYLTVDEDGDEDHRFDFEPNPYFESAEWTTRMFRSWTGNREADGDAYLVFGQDGAGGRAMIWRARPGLPLADQPVVFLGSEGECGVVAGNLSDFLWVLADGYGPSEAALADELPSAPDEPLTRVAERHATTPRRTAREIVTGARAEFPTFEEDIHALCR
- a CDS encoding MFS transporter; amino-acid sequence: MENTTGSRAGRKEWTALGVLMLPLLLVSMDVSILYFAIPFISQDLEPSATQQLWILDMYGFVLAGLLIVMGALGDRIGRRALVLAGAAVFGAASVAAAYAHSAEVLIGVRALLGIGGAALMPSTLALIRNLFHDARQRAKAVTIWTGVMTTGISLGPVVSGLLLEHFWWGSVFLINLPAMVLLLVLVPVLVPETATTARGRFDLISAVLSLGALLAVIYGIKELARHGYEPLPALCIAAGLVLGLVFVRRQRHLAHPLIDLGLLGQRAFGGPVVADVLAMFATVGMAVFFTQYLQSVLGLSPLTAALWSLVPAAGVVVMAPTAAALAQRTDRAYVMGGGFLVAACGFLWLSQLRTDSPLWFVLAGAAAYAGGLVAAMTLANELALGAAPPLRAGSAAAVLESGQELGGALGMAILGSIGTAVYSRDMADALPTGTEDADAVRETLGGAAAVAAELPAEAADAVLSAARDAFTHGLGIAAVGAAVVMAGAGVFSFGFLRGTAGRAPATPPSSEDRSRPAEPAR
- a CDS encoding TetR/AcrR family transcriptional regulator C-terminal domain-containing protein, whose amino-acid sequence is MSTEPPYLRIAGEIRRRIASGELGPGDPVPSTRRITQEWGVAMATATKALGALSQEGLVRAVPGIGTVVAESRRERAVPPGRQLSRERIIRTAIALVDAEGLPALSMRRLATEFGTSTMALYRHVQSKGELVQLMAEAVFGTGPPGPRPTGWRPLLEREARWLWKQYERHPWLARAMAGLTRPMASPNAMQYTERVLTALTGIGLTPEQMLHVHLTVLGYAQGVAMAVELESQARQDSGMTADEWMAAAQPRMNAIQTPAAYPVLSTLFDEDDFDLDLAVLFEFGLERVLDGVEGLVVGAG
- a CDS encoding ATP-binding protein; this encodes MPPYQPSSDWQYEIPTTGSKRLPPAARYVESLTHQGYGFEAAIADLVDNSIDAGARNVVISFLRDEDRLVSLLVVDDGRGMNDETLDTAMTVGGRQEYGENALGHFGAGLKAASLSHADSLTVISRTKRSPSTGRRWLTARAQADFTCDIVDPGYCQDLVDRYDGLIEWHGTIVRWDKVRAFDTVTAGQADRYLDDAIEKLETHLGLHLHRFLADDTFNVDIVVEDVATKEELDHRGVEPIDPFGYRVPGRAGYPRTYTAPVEGVGDVALTAHIWQPKSPLVSFRGIGPLAERQGFYIYRNNRLVQAGGWNSTRSAEGHLALARIAIDLPAEANDVFSLTVKKDGVTVTPAFARGLEQATDAAGHTFGEYVQEAQTTYREAAKRVTEVTRDAVIPAGKGLDPKLRRTLRDELPELEGEEPITFRWASLAPDLFFELDRDVREIRLNKLYRTAFNGGRRGGLNDAPVVKSMLYLMVEEIFQKSRVRATRADKIALWNSVLVTAARCEMTR